The genomic interval AGCGGCAGCACGTGTTGGGGCAACACTCGTTTATATTTCAACTGACTATGTTTTTGGCGGAACTTTGCCAATTGGCCAAGAGTGGCCGGTTGATGCACCAAAAGCTCCTGAATCTGAATATGGGCGGACGAAACATCTTGGTGAAGAAGCAGTTGTGGCTTCTGGTGTAAAACATTACATCATCCGTACTGCTTGGGTTTTTGGTTCTTATGGACCAAACTTTGTCTTCACAATGCAAAACTTGGCGACACGTTTTCCAGAATTAACCGTTGTTAATGATCAACACGGCAGACCAACTTGGACACGTACACTTGCTGAATTTATGGTTTATTTGGTTAATGAAAAAGCTGATTTTGGTTTTTATCATCTAACAAACGATGCTGCGCCTGGTGAAGATGTGACTTGGTTTGATTTTGCTAAAGAAATCTTGAAAGACACAGATGTGCTCGTTAAACCTGTGGATTCAAGCAAATTCCCGGCAAAAGCAAAACGTCCATTTAATTCAACAATGAGTCTT from Lactococcus lactis carries:
- the rfbD gene encoding dTDP-4-dehydrorhamnose reductase → MILITGGNGQLGTELRHLLDERGIAYTATDAKELDITDGVAVDKFFDENKPELVYHCAAYTAVDKAEDEGRELDEKINVDGTKNVAEAAARVGATLVYISTDYVFGGTLPIGQEWPVDAPKAPESEYGRTKHLGEEAVVASGVKHYIIRTAWVFGSYGPNFVFTMQNLATRFPELTVVNDQHGRPTWTRTLAEFMVYLVNEKADFGFYHLTNDAAPGEDVTWFDFAKEILKDTDVLVKPVDSSKFPAKAKRPFNSTMSLEKAKATGFVIPTWQEALASMLEKGDLRENKDGVKGEINKK